The sequence below is a genomic window from Oscillospiraceae bacterium.
TGCCCCATGGCACAGCTTTGGCAATATATCACCCCGACCGTGCTCTACGCCGTCTTTACCGTGTTCCTGCTGCTGGTCTTTTTGGCCTACTACTGGTGCGCGGCCTGCCCCCTGCCCCGGAAGGGCACGCTGGAGTGGATCAACCTGCGCCAGACCCGGGAGCGGGAGCGGGCCACCCGCCGGCTGAGCTTCGCCGACGGCCCCCACCCCATGCGGCGGCCGGACGTGGTGCTGGCGCTGGCCATCACGGCGGTCTACGCCTGCACCGCCTTCTACAGCCTGGGCAGCTTCACCAACCCCCAGTCCTACGCCAAACTGGACGGCGGGCAGAGCGCGGAGATCTCCCTGGGCAGCACCGTCCAGATCTCCAGGGTGCGCTACTACCCCTGGCTGGGCACCGGGTCCTACACCCTGGAGGGCTCCGCCGACGGGGTGAACTGGTTCCCGCTGGAGACCATGGACCAGTCCTACACCACGCTCTACAAGTGGATGGATCTGGCGCTGGAGGACGCCCCCGAAGCGGCCTGGCTGCGCGTCACCGCCCAGGCCGACAAGGACTGGCTGGAGCTGGGCGAGATCGCCCTCTACGGCGCGGACGGGGCCCGCATCCCCCTGTCCGGGCAGGACCCCCTCACCGACGAGCAGGATCTGGTGCCCGAGCGCCTGTCCTGGTACAACTCCACCTATTTTGACGAGATCTACCACGCCCGCACCGCCCAGGAGCACATCCAGGGGGTCTACCCCTACGAGATCACCCACCCGCCCCTGGGCAAGCTCATTCTGGGCCTGGGCGTGCGCCTGTTCGGCATGACCCCCTTCGGCTGGCGCTTTATGGGCACCCTCTTCGGCGTGCTCATGCTCCCCCTGCTCTACGTCTTTTTGAAGAACCTCTTCGGCAAAACCCAGGTAGCCGCCGCGGGCGCCATCCTGCTGGCCGCCGACTTCATGCACCTGACCCAGACCCGCATCGCCACCATCGACACCTACGGCGTGTTCTTCATCCTGGGCATGTACTACTTCCTCTACCGCTGGCTGGCCCTGCCCGCCGGGAGCAGCTTCAAACAGGGCGCGCCCTGGCTCCTGCTCTCGGGCCTCTTCTGGGGCCTGGGGGCGGCCAGCAAGTGGACGGTTATTTACGGCGCGGTGGGCCTGGCCCTGCTGTACTTCGTGGGCCTGGGCCTCAAGCTGCGGGACTGGCCCCGGGAGGGCGCCCCCGCCTCCGGCCCCTGGGTGGTCAAGACGATCCTCTTCTCCGTGCTGTGCTTCGTGGTCATCCCCCTGGCCATCTACTGCGCGGCCTATATCCCCTACGCCATGGCCCGGGGGGACCTGTCCCCCGGCGGCGTGTGGAAGGCCATGTGGGACAACCAGGTCTATATGCTGGGCTACCACAAGGGCGTGAACCAGCCCCACCCCTACTCCTCCCGCTGGTACCAGTGGATTGTGGACGGGCGGCCCATCCTCTACTACGTGGACACCGTGGGGGAAAGCCGGGCCTCCATCGCCGCCTTCTCCAACCCCGTGGTGTGCTGGGGCGGCCTGCTGGCCCTGATCTCCACCGCCGTCCAGCTCTTCCGCCGCCGCTCGGCCAAGGCCCTGTTCATCGTGGTGGGCTACTTCTCCCAGCTGGCCCCCTGGCTCTTCATCACCCGCACCACCTTCGAGTACCACTACTTCCCCTCCATCCTCTTCCTGATCATGGCCCTGTGCTTCCTCTTCAACGACCTGCTGGACTGGGAGCCCGTGCGGGGCCGCAGGCCGGTGTGGCTCTTCACCGGCGGGGCCGCGGCGCTCTACGCCGCCTTCTACCCGGTGCTCACCGGCCTCTACGTGCCGGTGTGGTACTCCAGGAACGTCCTGCAGTGGTTCCTGTCCTGGCCCATATAAAATTCCGTGCTTGGAGGCATCCGAATGTACTACACCGACTACCACACCCACACCGCCCTCTCCCCCGACGGGCACGTCCCCCTGCGGGAGATGGCCCGCGCCGCCGTGGACGCGGGCATCAGCGAGCTGTGCGTCACCGACCACTACGACCTGCTGGAGGAGCGGGGCAACCTGCCCAAGCCCCCCCACGACTGGGGTCCCTCCCTGCGCCAGTTCAGCGAGACCCTGCCCGAGTTCGAGGGGAAGCTCACCCTCCGGCTGGGGCTGGAGCTGGGCAGCGCCCAGATGAACCCCCAGTACGCCGCCTCCCTGCTGGAGATGCCCGAGCTGGACTTCGTCATCGGCTCCCTCCACAACTGGAGCCGGGAGAAGGGCGGCGAGGACTTCTACTACGGAGACTACGCCGATGAAGGGGCCTGCCACGCCGCCCTGGACGACTACTTCAACTCCATGGCCGCGCTGGCCCCCCAGGGCGGGCTGTACGACGTGCTGGGGCATATCATCTACCCCCTGCGCTATATGCCCGTCCCCGTCCCCCTGGACCGCTACATGGAGCGGCTGGAGGCCATCTTCAAGGACGCCGTGGCCGCGGGCCGGGGCATCGAGGTCAACACCTACCGGGGCCGCACCCTGGAGGCGTGGCGGCCCATCCTGGCCCTCTACCGGGACTGCGGCGGCGAGATCCTCACCGTGGGCTCCGACGCCCACGTGCCCGAGGGCGTGGGCAGGGGGGTGCCGGAGGCCTATGAGCTGATCCGGGACATGGGCTTTGGCTACGTGGCGACCTACCGGCGGCACAACCCCCAGTTTATCAAGCTGTAAGGAGGCTTTTTTATGAAAATCGCATTGGGTTCCGACCACGGCGGCTTTCTTCCCCACGCAATTTAATTGCGCGGGGGCCCCTTTGATTTTATCAATCGGCCGCGCGGACTGAATCCGCCCGGCCTGCGCGGCATTGGCCGCGCGCGCTGGCGCGCGGGGACGAAGCCGCCTCATCAATCTACCCGGCCCAGTTGCCGGAGAATGGAGTGTTTTATGAAAATCGCATTGGGTTCCGATCACGGCGGCTTCGCCCTGAAGGAGCACGTCAAGGCATGGCTGACGCAGCACGGCTACGAGGTGGAGGACTGCGGCTGCTATGACACCCAGAGCTGCGACTACCCGGTCTACGGCCGCGCCGCGGCTGAGGCCGTGGGAGGCGGGAAGTGCGACCGGGGCATCGTCATCTGCACCACCGGCATCGGCATCTCCATGGCCGCCAACAAGGTCCGCGGCGTGCGCTGCGCCCTGTGCTCCGAGCCCCTCTCCGCCGAGATGACCCGGCGACACAACGACGCCAACATGCTGGCCATGGGCGGCGGCTTGGTAGGGCCCAACATGGCCGAGCGCATCGTGGAGGTCTTTTTGAGCACCGATTTCGAGGGCGGTCGCCACGCCCGCCGTGTGGGCCTCATCGAGGGCTGACGCAAAAAGGCCCCGGACGCGCCGCGTCCGGGGCCTTTTCCCGCGCTAAAGGTAGCGCCTGACCTGCTTCATATACGCCTGGTACTCCCCGCCGAAGGTCTGGAGGCACCACCGCTCCTCCGAGCGGATGATCCAGTGGGCGCTCACCTGGAACAGCAGCACCGCGCCCAGGAGCAACGGCGATTGCAGCAGCAGCGCACACCCGAGGAAGAAGATGAAATAGGCCACGTACATGGGGTTGCGGGAAACCCGGTAGAGCCCGTTTTTGTTAATACCGTTCTCGGCTGGGGCCGCAAAGCTGGCCACCGCCGCCGCCAGCAGGCCCAGCCCCGCCAGATACAGACCCAGGCCCACGGCAAACAGCCGCCCCGGGGCAAATTGGACGGGGCGGAGGATGGGGTAGAGCAGGATGACCGCGTTGGAGATCTGATAGACCCAGTACGCCCCCCGCTCCCGCGCCAGCAGGGGCGCGAAATGGGCCGCCCGCCGCACCGCGTCCCTGTTCAGCAGGGCCAGCAGGCCGAAGCGCACGAGGAAAAAGGGGATCAGCAATATCAATCCAGGCATAGAACCACCGCGGCGGCAAAGGGGCATAAGGGCCTCTCCCGCCCGCCTTCCGTTTCGTTTGACTCAGTTTATTCCATTAAGCGCCGCCTGTCAAATCCCCGTTCTGACCTTATTCGATTTTTTAAATCTGGAGTTTGTAATCATGCCACAGCCCGGCTATACTGATAGCATGAAAACCGTTTGGGAGTGACTGATTTTGAACGAGAGTGCTTCTCACCGCAAGCTGCTGCGCATCGCGCTGCTGGGCGTCCTGGCAGCCCTGACCTTCGCCGGGAACTACGCCCGTATCATCCTGCCCATCTCCGTGGGCGGCAACACCGCCTTCACCCTGGGGAACGTGATGTGCGTGCTGGACGGGCTGCTGCTGGGCCCCGTGGGCGGCCTGGCGGCCGGCATCGGCGCCGCGCTCTACGATATGACCAACCCTCTGTATATCAACGAGGTGCCCTTCACCTTCCTCAACAA
It includes:
- a CDS encoding histidinol phosphate phosphatase gives rise to the protein MYYTDYHTHTALSPDGHVPLREMARAAVDAGISELCVTDHYDLLEERGNLPKPPHDWGPSLRQFSETLPEFEGKLTLRLGLELGSAQMNPQYAASLLEMPELDFVIGSLHNWSREKGGEDFYYGDYADEGACHAALDDYFNSMAALAPQGGLYDVLGHIIYPLRYMPVPVPLDRYMERLEAIFKDAVAAGRGIEVNTYRGRTLEAWRPILALYRDCGGEILTVGSDAHVPEGVGRGVPEAYELIRDMGFGYVATYRRHNPQFIKL
- a CDS encoding phospholipid methyltransferase; its protein translation is MPGLILLIPFFLVRFGLLALLNRDAVRRAAHFAPLLARERGAYWVYQISNAVILLYPILRPVQFAPGRLFAVGLGLYLAGLGLLAAAVASFAAPAENGINKNGLYRVSRNPMYVAYFIFFLGCALLLQSPLLLGAVLLFQVSAHWIIRSEERWCLQTFGGEYQAYMKQVRRYL
- a CDS encoding ribose 5-phosphate isomerase B, which codes for MKIALGSDHGGFALKEHVKAWLTQHGYEVEDCGCYDTQSCDYPVYGRAAAEAVGGGKCDRGIVICTTGIGISMAANKVRGVRCALCSEPLSAEMTRRHNDANMLAMGGGLVGPNMAERIVEVFLSTDFEGGRHARRVGLIEG